The Pasteurella multocida genome contains a region encoding:
- the ispB gene encoding octaprenyl diphosphate synthase, with protein sequence MSIDDIQKLIHRDMQKTNETILAQLNSDVTLINQLGYYIIQSGGKRIRPMIAILAARALGFHGEQPITCATFIEFIHTATLLHDDVVDESALRRGNPTANAEFGNAASVLVGDFIYTRAFQLMTQLDSLRILKVMSDATNVIAEGEVQQLMNVNDPNTTEENYMQVIYGKTARLFEAATHCAAILAHATEAQENALREYGCYLGTAFQLVDDILDYSADAKALGKNIGDDLAEGKPTLPLLHAMHHGNPAQAKLIREAIEQGGKRDILEDVLTIMTEHKSLDYAMMRAKQEAQKAVDAIALLPENEYKQALISLAYLSVDRAY encoded by the coding sequence CGTGATATGCAAAAAACCAATGAAACAATTCTCGCTCAGCTTAACTCTGATGTCACGTTAATTAATCAATTGGGTTATTATATCATCCAAAGTGGTGGAAAACGTATCCGTCCGATGATTGCGATTTTGGCTGCACGTGCACTGGGATTTCATGGTGAACAACCGATTACTTGTGCCACTTTTATTGAATTTATTCATACCGCGACTTTATTACATGATGATGTAGTAGATGAATCTGCATTACGACGAGGCAATCCCACAGCTAACGCGGAATTTGGTAATGCGGCAAGTGTGTTAGTGGGGGATTTTATTTATACTCGCGCTTTCCAATTAATGACGCAATTGGATTCTTTACGTATTCTCAAAGTGATGTCAGATGCAACCAATGTCATTGCAGAAGGTGAAGTGCAACAATTAATGAATGTCAACGATCCGAATACGACGGAAGAAAACTATATGCAAGTCATTTATGGCAAGACTGCGCGTCTATTCGAAGCTGCGACGCATTGCGCCGCGATACTTGCTCATGCGACGGAAGCCCAAGAAAATGCTTTACGCGAATATGGTTGTTATCTAGGCACAGCTTTTCAATTAGTCGATGATATTTTAGATTATAGTGCAGATGCAAAAGCACTCGGCAAAAATATTGGTGATGATTTAGCGGAAGGTAAACCAACATTACCGTTATTACACGCCATGCATCACGGCAATCCAGCACAAGCAAAATTGATTCGCGAAGCGATTGAGCAAGGGGGTAAGCGTGATATTTTAGAGGATGTACTGACAATTATGACAGAACATAAATCCCTCGACTATGCGATGATGCGCGCTAAACAAGAAGCACAAAAAGCCGTTGATGCGATTGCATTATTGCCTGAAAATGAATATAAACAAGCGTTAATTTCATTAGCTTACTTATCCGTCGATCGCGCTTATTAA
- the rng gene encoding ribonuclease G — translation MDSVELLVNVTPSETRIALVDMGILKEVHIERQAKRGIVGNIYKGRVTRVLPGMQSAFVDIGLEKAAFLHASDIVSHTECVEESEQKQFVVKDIAELVREGQDIVVQVVKDPLGTKGARLTTDITLPSRYLVFMPENSHVGVSQRIESEEERARLKELVLPLCDELGGFIIRTAADGATEEELKQDADFLKRLWRKVLERRAKYPTKSMLYGELALTQRILRDFIGAGLEKIRIDSKLCFTEVKQFTEEFMPTLVDKLVLYSGNQPLFDVYGVEAAIQTALNKRVNLKSGGYLIIEQTEAMTTIDINTGAFVGHRNLEETIFNTNIEATKAIAQQLQLRNLGGIIIIDFIDMQTDDHRVRVLESLQEALSKDRVKTSVNGFTQLGLVEMTRKRTRESLEHVLCGDCPACEGRGRIKTVETVCYEIMREIIRVHHLFASEQFVVYASRAVADYLINEESHGLLAELEVFIGKQVQIKTEVYYNQEQFDVVVM, via the coding sequence ATGGATTCTGTTGAGCTGTTAGTGAATGTCACACCGAGTGAAACACGGATTGCCTTAGTCGATATGGGGATCTTAAAAGAGGTGCATATTGAGCGTCAGGCGAAACGTGGTATTGTGGGTAATATTTATAAAGGGCGTGTTACAAGAGTATTGCCGGGTATGCAATCGGCATTTGTGGATATTGGTTTAGAAAAAGCCGCTTTTTTGCATGCTTCAGATATTGTTTCGCACACTGAATGTGTGGAAGAAAGCGAGCAAAAGCAGTTTGTGGTGAAAGACATTGCGGAACTGGTACGCGAAGGACAAGATATTGTAGTACAAGTGGTGAAAGATCCTTTAGGAACCAAAGGGGCACGGTTAACCACAGATATCACTTTGCCTTCACGTTACTTAGTGTTTATGCCTGAAAATAGCCATGTAGGGGTATCACAACGGATTGAAAGTGAAGAAGAACGCGCCAGATTAAAAGAGTTAGTCCTGCCGCTTTGTGATGAACTTGGTGGTTTTATTATCCGTACCGCAGCCGATGGTGCAACAGAAGAAGAACTTAAACAAGATGCGGATTTTTTAAAACGTTTATGGCGTAAGGTCTTAGAACGTCGGGCAAAATACCCAACAAAATCCATGTTATATGGTGAGCTTGCGTTAACCCAACGCATTTTACGTGATTTTATCGGGGCGGGATTAGAAAAAATTCGTATTGACTCGAAATTATGTTTTACGGAAGTGAAGCAATTTACTGAGGAATTTATGCCGACGTTGGTGGATAAGTTGGTGTTGTATTCGGGGAATCAGCCTTTGTTTGATGTGTATGGCGTGGAGGCAGCGATTCAAACCGCGTTAAATAAACGGGTTAATTTGAAATCTGGTGGCTATTTAATCATTGAGCAAACTGAAGCCATGACCACTATTGATATTAATACGGGGGCATTTGTAGGGCATCGTAACCTCGAGGAAACTATTTTTAATACCAATATTGAAGCGACAAAAGCCATTGCCCAGCAGCTTCAATTACGTAATCTCGGAGGGATTATCATTATTGATTTTATTGATATGCAAACCGATGATCACCGTGTTCGTGTATTAGAATCCCTGCAAGAAGCACTCTCTAAAGACCGTGTCAAAACGAGCGTAAATGGCTTTACACAATTAGGTTTGGTAGAAATGACGCGTAAACGAACACGTGAAAGTTTAGAACATGTGTTATGTGGCGATTGCCCTGCTTGTGAGGGACGTGGACGTATCAAAACAGTGGAAACCGTCTGCTACGAAATTATGCGTGAGATTATTCGTGTACACCATTTATTTGCCAGTGAGCAATTTGTGGTCTATGCCTCAAGGGCTGTGGCAGATTATCTCATCAATGAAGAATCGCATGGGTTATTAGCTGAGTTAGAAGTCTTTATCGGCAAGCAAGTTCAAATCAAAACAGAAGTGTATTATAACCAAGAGCAGTTTGATGTAGTGGTGATGTAA
- a CDS encoding aspartate aminotransferase family protein, with the protein MTQYNREIFDQVMIQNYVPAQFIPVRGKGSHVWDQQGKDYIDFTSGIAVNSLGHCADEIVDVLKQQSEKLWHSSNWFTSEPTLALATKLVEKTFAERVMFVNSGAEANEAALKLARRYAVDHFGYQKSKIIAFKQSFHGRTLFTVSVGGQAKYSDGFGPKPADIVHVPFNDLAAVQAVMDENTCAVIVEPIQGESGILPANQDFLQGLRELCDQHNALLIFDEVQTGVGRTGYLYAYMKYEVVPDILTSAKALGNGFPIGAMLTTHEIAKSFAPGVHGTTFGGNPLACAVAEKVIDIISAPPFLQKIQRTSEKFMQKLQEINQQCGLFKEIRGEGLLIGAELIEQYHGRASEFVKKAADNGLMILVAGPNVLRFAPALNISEEALALGFERLAKTLHI; encoded by the coding sequence ATGACACAATATAACAGAGAAATTTTTGACCAAGTCATGATCCAAAACTATGTTCCCGCACAATTTATTCCTGTACGAGGCAAGGGGAGTCATGTCTGGGATCAACAAGGCAAAGACTATATCGATTTTACCAGTGGCATTGCTGTTAACAGTTTGGGGCATTGCGCCGATGAAATCGTTGACGTATTAAAACAACAAAGTGAAAAGTTATGGCATTCGAGTAACTGGTTTACGAGTGAACCTACTTTGGCATTAGCCACAAAATTAGTCGAAAAAACGTTTGCCGAACGGGTGATGTTTGTTAACTCTGGCGCAGAAGCAAATGAAGCTGCTCTCAAATTGGCGCGTCGTTATGCGGTAGATCATTTTGGTTATCAAAAAAGTAAAATCATTGCCTTTAAACAAAGTTTTCATGGACGTACGCTGTTTACCGTGAGCGTGGGGGGACAAGCCAAGTATTCTGACGGCTTTGGTCCAAAGCCTGCGGATATTGTGCATGTGCCGTTTAATGATTTAGCAGCGGTGCAAGCGGTGATGGATGAAAATACTTGTGCGGTGATTGTTGAGCCAATTCAGGGCGAAAGTGGGATTCTGCCAGCGAATCAAGATTTTCTGCAAGGTTTGCGCGAATTGTGTGACCAACATAATGCGTTGCTGATTTTCGATGAAGTCCAAACTGGCGTGGGACGAACTGGCTATTTATATGCTTATATGAAATATGAAGTGGTGCCCGATATTTTGACTTCTGCCAAAGCACTGGGTAATGGGTTTCCAATTGGTGCCATGTTGACAACGCATGAGATCGCCAAAAGTTTTGCACCTGGCGTGCATGGCACCACCTTTGGTGGCAATCCTCTCGCTTGTGCCGTGGCAGAAAAAGTGATTGATATCATTTCAGCACCACCATTCTTGCAAAAAATTCAGCGCACTTCTGAAAAATTTATGCAAAAGCTGCAAGAAATTAATCAGCAATGTGGCTTATTTAAAGAAATCCGTGGCGAAGGTTTGTTAATTGGTGCAGAACTTATCGAGCAATATCACGGAAGAGCGAGCGAATTTGTCAAAAAAGCAGCAGATAATGGCTTAATGATTTTAGTGGCGGGTCCTAATGTATTGCGTTTTGCCCCAGCATTAAATATTAGTGAAGAGGCGTTAGCATTAGGTTTCGAAAGATTGGCGAAAACGTTGCATATATAA
- the tldD gene encoding metalloprotease TldD, protein MINTVSNTLLTPSNLTLNDLQNTFDLLSHRQIDYADLYFQLSQDENWVLEDGIIKEGGFHIDRGVGVRAVSGEKTGFAYSDQIDLVSIQQCADAVKGIAQSKQGNRIVPQGFHQVDPILRYQAINPLNSLSKEKKIALLYLVDKIARAEDPRVTRVSASLSAVYEEVLIVATDGTLAADIRPLVRLSISVLVEQDGKRERGSAGAGGRFGLDWFLATESGEVRAVYFAKEAVRQALVNLSAIAAPAGMMPVVLGAGWPGVLLHEAVGHGLEGDFNRKESSLFTGKIGELVTSPLCTIVDDGTLQDRRGSITVDDEGVPGQYNVLIKDGILQGYMQDKMNARLMGVAPTGNGRRESYAHLPMPRMTNTYMLAGQSQFDDLIASVDRGIFAPHFGGGQVDITSGKFVFSTSEAYLIENGKITKPVKGATLIGSGIEVMQNISMVADKVEIDHGVGVCGKEGQSVPVGVGQPALKIDKITVGGTN, encoded by the coding sequence ATGATTAATACTGTTAGTAATACCTTGCTCACGCCAAGCAATTTAACCCTCAATGACTTGCAAAATACCTTTGATTTGCTTTCGCACCGTCAGATTGATTATGCGGATCTCTATTTTCAATTAAGCCAAGATGAAAACTGGGTGTTAGAAGATGGGATTATCAAAGAAGGTGGATTCCATATTGATCGTGGTGTTGGTGTGCGGGCGGTGAGTGGCGAAAAAACAGGATTTGCCTATTCTGACCAAATTGATTTAGTGAGTATCCAACAATGTGCTGATGCAGTGAAAGGGATTGCGCAGAGCAAACAAGGTAACCGCATTGTGCCACAAGGCTTCCATCAAGTTGATCCTATTTTGCGTTATCAGGCAATTAATCCATTAAACAGTTTAAGTAAAGAAAAGAAAATTGCGTTGTTGTATTTGGTGGATAAAATCGCACGCGCGGAAGATCCCCGAGTGACGCGTGTTTCTGCCAGTTTAAGCGCGGTGTATGAAGAAGTGCTGATAGTGGCTACTGACGGTACCTTAGCGGCAGATATTCGTCCTTTAGTACGTTTATCGATTTCAGTGCTGGTGGAACAAGACGGTAAACGTGAAAGAGGCAGTGCTGGCGCAGGTGGTCGTTTTGGCTTAGATTGGTTCTTAGCGACTGAAAGTGGTGAAGTGCGTGCAGTATATTTCGCGAAAGAAGCGGTGCGCCAAGCGTTGGTGAATTTAAGTGCGATTGCTGCACCGGCGGGCATGATGCCAGTAGTGTTAGGCGCTGGTTGGCCTGGCGTGTTATTGCATGAAGCGGTTGGACATGGTTTAGAAGGGGATTTTAACCGTAAAGAAAGTTCGTTATTTACTGGTAAAATTGGTGAACTTGTGACTTCGCCACTGTGTACTATTGTGGACGATGGCACGCTACAAGATCGCCGAGGTTCAATTACGGTGGACGATGAAGGGGTACCGGGTCAATATAACGTGCTAATTAAAGACGGCATTTTACAAGGCTATATGCAAGATAAAATGAATGCGCGCTTAATGGGCGTTGCACCAACAGGTAACGGGCGTCGTGAATCCTATGCTCATTTGCCGATGCCACGAATGACCAACACCTATATGCTAGCAGGACAAAGCCAATTTGATGATCTGATCGCTTCCGTGGATCGTGGGATTTTTGCACCGCACTTTGGCGGTGGACAAGTGGACATTACCTCCGGCAAATTTGTGTTCTCCACCTCTGAAGCCTATTTAATTGAAAATGGTAAAATTACCAAGCCAGTAAAAGGGGCAACGTTGATTGGAAGTGGGATTGAAGTCATGCAAAACATTTCCATGGTGGCGGATAAGGTCGAAATTGATCATGGTGTGGGCGTTTGCGGGAAAGAGGGACAAAGTGTGCCTGTCGGTGTAGGACAACCGGCGTTGAAGATCGATAAAATTACGGTGGGTGGCACAAATTAA